In Pseudodesulfovibrio sp. S3, one DNA window encodes the following:
- a CDS encoding DUF1385 domain-containing protein yields MAAPQAVGGQAVIEGVMMRSKDRLAIAVRKSDGEIVTEIRPWFSLVRHPLLKKPFLRGFPVLMETMVNGIKALNYSAMQAAEGDEDEGGELTTWHLVLTMVLALGAALGLFVVLPHFLSVGMEMFGWAGDVDSLSFHAWDGAIKMVVFVAYILAISFIPDIRRVFQYHGAEHKVIWTWEEGRELSPDSTRFYSRLHPRCGTAFLLFVLVVSIMLYAVLVPYLLTFFVPENFIIKHLYIVGMKLILMVPVSCVAYEMIKFAGKYSKNILCKFMCWPGLMLQLLTTKEPDDSQIEVAIAALQCAVNIKEC; encoded by the coding sequence GCTGCGCCTCAGGCTGTTGGCGGTCAGGCCGTGATCGAAGGCGTTATGATGCGCTCTAAAGATCGGCTTGCCATTGCGGTTCGTAAATCCGATGGCGAAATCGTTACCGAAATCCGTCCGTGGTTCTCATTGGTAAGGCATCCACTGCTCAAAAAACCTTTCCTGCGTGGTTTTCCGGTGTTGATGGAGACCATGGTCAACGGGATCAAGGCTCTTAATTATTCGGCCATGCAGGCCGCTGAAGGCGATGAGGACGAGGGTGGGGAGTTGACCACTTGGCATCTGGTTCTGACCATGGTGCTCGCCCTTGGTGCTGCTCTGGGGCTTTTTGTGGTTCTGCCTCACTTTCTGTCTGTGGGCATGGAGATGTTTGGATGGGCGGGAGACGTTGATTCACTGAGTTTTCATGCTTGGGACGGTGCCATAAAGATGGTCGTGTTCGTGGCCTACATCCTTGCCATTTCGTTTATTCCGGATATCCGTCGCGTTTTCCAATATCATGGGGCCGAACACAAGGTCATCTGGACCTGGGAAGAGGGCAGGGAACTTTCCCCTGATTCCACCCGTTTCTACAGTCGCCTGCACCCCCGTTGCGGCACGGCCTTTCTGTTGTTCGTCCTGGTCGTCTCCATCATGCTTTACGCTGTGCTGGTTCCGTATCTGCTGACTTTTTTTGTTCCAGAGAATTTCATTATTAAGCATCTCTACATCGTGGGCATGAAACTTATCCTCATGGTTCCTGTCAGTTGCGTGGCTTATGAAATGATCAAGTTCGCCGGGAAATACAGCAAGAATATCCTGTGCAAATTCATGTGCTGGCCTGGCCTGATGCTGCAGTTGCTTACCACCAAGGAACCTGACGACAGCCAGATAGAGGTGGCCATTGCCGCCTTGCAATGTGCTGTCAATATCAAGGAGTGCTGA
- the prfA gene encoding peptide chain release factor 1 — protein sequence MFGKLEQIAEKYDKLEQELAQPDIFNDQERYKKVSKAHADLREVVEVFRKYQQFSYDLENNRELLHDSDPDIQDMAQAEIDEIEAQLFDLEEHLKVLLLPTDPMDEKNIILEIRAGTGGDEAALFAADLYRMYCRYAEINRWKVEEMSSNQTGSGGYKEVIASISGDKVYSKLKYESGTHRVQRIPATESQGRIHTSAVTVAIMAEAEEVDVDIRNEDLRVDVFRASGPGGQSVNTTDSAIRITHVPTGLIVICQDEKSQHKNKAKAMKVLRSRLLQLEQDKAKAEEDATRRSQVGSGDRSERIRTYNYPQGRVSDHRINLTLHKLPQILEGELLELTEALISHFQSEAMKRQGE from the coding sequence ATGTTTGGCAAGCTTGAACAGATAGCCGAAAAATATGACAAGTTGGAGCAGGAGCTTGCCCAACCCGATATTTTCAATGACCAGGAACGGTACAAGAAGGTCTCCAAGGCCCACGCCGATCTCCGAGAAGTGGTCGAGGTCTTTCGCAAGTACCAGCAGTTTTCTTATGATCTGGAAAACAACCGGGAACTGCTGCACGATTCTGATCCTGATATTCAGGACATGGCCCAGGCCGAGATTGATGAAATCGAGGCTCAATTGTTCGATTTGGAAGAGCATCTCAAGGTTTTGCTGTTACCCACCGATCCCATGGATGAAAAGAATATCATTCTTGAAATTCGGGCAGGTACCGGCGGCGATGAGGCGGCTCTTTTTGCGGCCGATTTGTACCGCATGTACTGTCGCTACGCTGAGATCAATCGCTGGAAGGTCGAGGAGATGAGTTCCAACCAGACCGGTTCCGGCGGATACAAGGAAGTGATCGCTTCCATTTCAGGCGACAAGGTTTACAGCAAGCTCAAGTATGAGTCCGGCACTCATCGCGTCCAGCGTATTCCGGCTACCGAGTCCCAGGGGCGTATCCACACCTCAGCGGTCACCGTGGCCATCATGGCCGAGGCCGAGGAAGTGGATGTGGACATCCGTAACGAGGATCTGCGTGTGGACGTGTTCCGTGCATCCGGTCCCGGCGGCCAGTCGGTCAACACCACTGACTCCGCCATCCGTATCACCCATGTCCCCACCGGGTTGATCGTCATCTGCCAGGATGAGAAATCCCAGCACAAGAACAAGGCCAAAGCCATGAAGGTCCTGCGCTCCCGACTGTTGCAGTTGGAACAGGACAAGGCAAAAGCCGAGGAAGACGCAACTCGTCGCAGTCAAGTCGGGTCCGGTGATCGTTCCGAGCGCATCCGCACCTACAACTACCCCCAGGGCCGGGTGTCCGATCACCGTATCAATCTGACGCTCCACAAGTTGCCCCAGATACTGGAAGGGGAGTTGTTGGAGTTGACGGAAGCATTGATCAGCCATTTCCAGTCCGAGGCAATGAAGCGTCAGGGCGAGTAG
- the prmC gene encoding peptide chain release factor N(5)-glutamine methyltransferase, translating into MSRSIPNILKDCENRLAKVDSPRLSAQLLTAHALGCSRLTVTLERNRILSDCEIEAIHALVARREAGEPVAYILGEKEFYGLDFFVTPDVLIPRPETEHIVEEVERLYPKDRVFRFADLGTGSGILAVTLCVLFPGARGVAVDISPAALHVAQRNAHRHGVDDRIDFQCLDFTKEAPGGEFDLIVSNPPYVTAAEFNAASHEVTTFEPTGALVSGVDGMDHIRAMLPGIESTLKAKGHLLMEIGFSQGEDVKKIICREFSLFGQVAILKDLAGHDRVVVASKL; encoded by the coding sequence GTGTCCCGCTCTATCCCGAATATTCTCAAGGATTGTGAAAACCGCCTTGCCAAGGTGGATTCACCTCGCTTGAGCGCGCAACTGCTGACTGCCCATGCACTCGGTTGTTCGCGGTTGACTGTGACCCTGGAGCGGAATCGTATCCTTTCCGATTGTGAGATCGAGGCAATCCACGCTCTGGTGGCTCGCCGGGAAGCGGGGGAGCCTGTGGCGTATATCCTGGGCGAGAAGGAATTCTATGGCCTGGATTTTTTCGTTACGCCGGATGTGTTGATTCCCCGTCCTGAGACCGAACACATAGTGGAGGAGGTCGAACGGCTCTACCCGAAGGACCGAGTTTTCCGTTTTGCTGACCTCGGAACAGGCTCGGGCATTCTGGCCGTAACCCTTTGTGTGCTTTTCCCCGGTGCTCGCGGTGTTGCTGTGGACATCAGTCCGGCCGCCCTGCATGTGGCGCAGAGGAATGCCCACAGGCATGGCGTGGACGATCGTATTGATTTCCAATGCCTTGATTTTACCAAAGAGGCTCCCGGCGGGGAGTTTGATCTGATCGTGTCCAATCCTCCCTACGTTACCGCGGCGGAGTTCAATGCAGCCAGTCACGAGGTCACGACTTTTGAACCAACAGGTGCCTTGGTCAGCGGAGTTGACGGCATGGATCACATTCGTGCCATGTTGCCGGGCATTGAATCCACCTTGAAGGCGAAAGGGCATCTGCTCATGGAAATCGGTTTCAGCCAGGGAGAAGATGTTAAAAAAATCATCTGCCGTGAGTTTTCATTATTTGGGCAGGTTGCAATACTCAAAGATCTTGCCGGTCACGATAGAGTGGTTGTTGCGTCCAAATTATAA
- the lpxC gene encoding UDP-3-O-acyl-N-acetylglucosamine deacetylase, which yields MSQTTIQKSVRCTGIGLHSGKQVEMVLRPAAEDTGILFSLRNGSGSTFLTPAPSLVVETALATVLGDGRETVATVEHLLAAIHGMGVDNIHIEVLGKELPIMDGSAASFVYLLKQAGIHKLNKPRKVIGIKKAVEFEQDGKYIKARPHDGLCIDYTIEFAHPLIGRQHMELEITPDNFAKKVAKARTFGFLKEVDYLHANGLALGGSLDNAVVLDEYTILNSEGLRFTDEFVRHKILDFVGDMAILGAPLHGHFEVFASGHALNNAFLRHLDGNRDLYLEEKIIPLPDTATETLGRECVQPVPAVA from the coding sequence ATGTCTCAGACAACCATACAGAAATCAGTACGTTGCACCGGAATCGGTCTCCACAGCGGTAAGCAGGTGGAAATGGTTCTGCGTCCGGCAGCGGAAGATACCGGTATTCTCTTTTCTCTCCGCAACGGTTCCGGGTCGACCTTCCTGACGCCAGCACCGTCTCTGGTCGTCGAGACCGCCCTCGCCACTGTCTTGGGTGATGGGCGGGAGACCGTTGCCACTGTAGAACATCTTCTTGCCGCCATCCATGGTATGGGTGTCGACAATATCCATATTGAAGTTCTCGGCAAGGAATTGCCCATCATGGACGGCAGCGCAGCCTCTTTTGTCTATCTGCTCAAGCAGGCCGGCATTCACAAGCTGAACAAGCCCCGCAAGGTCATAGGCATCAAAAAAGCCGTTGAATTCGAGCAGGACGGCAAGTACATCAAGGCTCGTCCACATGATGGCCTGTGCATCGACTACACCATTGAGTTTGCGCATCCCCTCATCGGTCGTCAGCATATGGAATTGGAAATCACTCCTGACAATTTTGCCAAGAAAGTTGCCAAGGCCCGTACTTTCGGATTTCTCAAGGAAGTAGATTATCTTCATGCCAATGGTTTGGCGCTGGGCGGATCACTGGATAACGCGGTCGTCCTGGACGAGTACACGATCCTTAATTCGGAAGGCCTTCGCTTCACCGATGAGTTTGTCCGTCATAAAATTTTGGACTTTGTTGGCGATATGGCCATTCTCGGTGCGCCCCTGCATGGCCATTTTGAGGTCTTTGCCTCCGGGCATGCTTTGAACAACGCCTTTCTTCGGCATCTTGACGGGAACAGGGACTTGTATCTTGAAGAAAAGATCATCCCCCTTCCTGATACCGCCACCGAAACCCTTGGGCGGGAATGCGTACAGCCTGTACCCGCTGTTGCTTAA
- a CDS encoding flagellar basal body-associated FliL family protein: protein MVLLVPDEDVTEEVTPKSNVPEQPKAQLDDSEAGKATQKVDLDLDDAPFLEDEDDEEEIEEVEVETPLFEEDDKKTKSGLLALFKNKVVLASSAIIFILLVVIIILLLREPEAPPPPPVEETPVQEEAAPVVPETPEIIIRLDPFLVEQKDEKGQIRFLEVRVLVSTEDDGLARQFKQETYAVRNALFYYLKNKDLQFLSDKENSDKLKKELLAIINQYMGFGQFDTLMFEQYLVR, encoded by the coding sequence ATGGTCTTGCTTGTCCCGGACGAAGATGTAACCGAAGAGGTTACCCCGAAGAGCAATGTGCCTGAACAGCCCAAAGCTCAGCTCGACGATTCCGAAGCAGGCAAGGCCACACAGAAAGTCGACCTTGATCTTGATGACGCCCCCTTTTTGGAAGACGAAGATGACGAAGAGGAAATAGAAGAAGTCGAGGTGGAGACCCCTCTTTTTGAAGAGGACGACAAAAAAACCAAATCTGGCCTGTTGGCCCTCTTCAAAAACAAGGTCGTACTGGCCTCCTCAGCCATCATTTTCATCCTTCTGGTCGTCATCATCATCCTCCTGCTTCGTGAACCGGAGGCACCACCGCCGCCACCAGTCGAAGAAACACCGGTCCAAGAGGAAGCGGCACCTGTAGTACCCGAGACCCCGGAAATCATCATCAGACTCGACCCATTCCTTGTTGAGCAAAAAGATGAAAAGGGGCAAATCCGCTTCCTGGAGGTACGCGTACTCGTATCAACCGAAGATGACGGACTGGCCAGACAGTTCAAACAAGAAACCTACGCTGTCCGCAACGCCCTGTTCTACTACCTCAAGAATAAGGATTTGCAGTTTTTGTCCGATAAAGAGAATAGTGATAAGCTGAAAAAAGAATTATTGGCCATAATCAACCAATATATGGGATTTGGACAGTTCGATACGCTGATGTTCGAACAATATCTTGTGAGGTAA
- a CDS encoding chemotaxis response regulator CheY produces MGYNTNMRVLVVDDFSTMRKIIKNILRQLGFNNIVEADDGSTAWEVLNKDNIEFIVSDWNMPTMSGIELLRKVRGSEEYADIPFLMVTAEAQQENIIEAVQAKVSNYIVKPFTPETLGQKIDKIFA; encoded by the coding sequence ATGGGTTATAATACCAATATGCGCGTTTTGGTCGTCGACGACTTTTCAACCATGCGTAAAATCATCAAGAACATCCTGCGGCAGCTTGGTTTCAACAACATTGTTGAAGCGGACGATGGTTCCACCGCATGGGAAGTCCTTAACAAGGACAACATCGAATTCATCGTTTCGGACTGGAACATGCCCACCATGTCCGGTATCGAACTGCTCCGCAAAGTTCGCGGCAGCGAAGAATACGCCGACATTCCCTTCCTGATGGTCACGGCAGAAGCGCAGCAGGAGAATATCATTGAGGCAGTCCAGGCCAAGGTATCCAATTATATCGTCAAGCCGTTCACCCCTGAAACCCTGGGCCAGAAGATCGATAAAATCTTCGCTTAA
- a CDS encoding FliA/WhiG family RNA polymerase sigma factor, whose product MAILNSSGRNSSSGNDPWLELEQGDKHWDDFSPRDRENIVRFYAPKIRILALRLKAKLPQSVELNELISAGSLGLLDALGKFKAELGIKFDTYSENRIKGAMLDELRRMDWFSRGLRHKVKVLEEAMRQIEHETGSPATPEQLQDHTGMSERDVQQGLEALNNQVCLSLDSFQENILGQKNMTDDEPFQSAAFQEIVDKVANLIEELTPREKLVISLYYGEELNMKETAEVMDITEGRVSQLHSQALIKLRKTFKDRYDNE is encoded by the coding sequence ATGGCAATATTAAATTCTTCTGGAAGAAACTCCTCTTCCGGGAACGATCCGTGGCTTGAGCTGGAACAGGGCGACAAGCATTGGGACGATTTTTCACCCAGAGACCGTGAAAATATCGTCCGCTTCTACGCGCCCAAAATCCGGATTCTTGCCTTGCGGCTCAAAGCGAAGCTGCCTCAAAGCGTTGAGCTCAACGAGCTCATCAGCGCGGGCAGTCTCGGCCTGTTGGACGCCTTGGGAAAATTCAAAGCCGAACTTGGAATCAAATTCGACACCTACTCCGAAAACCGCATCAAGGGTGCCATGCTCGACGAATTGCGGAGAATGGACTGGTTTTCCAGAGGACTCAGGCACAAGGTCAAGGTGCTTGAAGAAGCCATGCGCCAAATCGAACATGAAACAGGCTCTCCCGCCACCCCGGAACAACTCCAGGATCACACAGGCATGTCGGAACGGGATGTGCAGCAAGGCTTGGAAGCCCTCAACAACCAAGTCTGCTTGAGCCTGGACAGTTTTCAGGAAAATATTCTCGGCCAAAAAAACATGACGGACGACGAACCGTTCCAGTCTGCTGCATTTCAAGAGATCGTTGACAAAGTAGCCAATCTCATTGAAGAATTGACGCCGCGAGAAAAATTGGTAATATCTCTATATTATGGTGAGGAGTTGAACATGAAGGAAACAGCCGAAGTTATGGACATAACCGAAGGCAGAGTCTCCCAACTTCACTCCCAAGCGTTGATTAAACTAAGAAAAACGTTCAAAGATCGTTATGACAACGAGTAG
- a CDS encoding MinD/ParA family protein, with protein sequence MSSNLPLVFSVTSGKGGVGKTNMSVNLAYSLSAAGKNVVLLDADLGLANVDVILGLAPQHNLFHLFHEDMTLDKILFDTPYGFRILPASSGVSDMVNLDKGQKLDLLDAMDFLEDNIDYLIVDTGAGINDNVLYFNLAVQERLLIITPEPTSLTDAYALIKVLKLQHGVERFRVLVNMVKDKKSAKEVYLKLLNACDHFLDGISLDLVGFIPYDQNVRNSVIAQTPFCHKFPKTPASTAVRQAAQTINSWQVTPNTDGNIKFFWKKLLFRERSVA encoded by the coding sequence ATGAGTTCGAATTTACCCCTGGTTTTTTCCGTAACTTCCGGCAAGGGCGGCGTCGGCAAAACCAACATGTCGGTTAATCTTGCCTACTCCTTGAGTGCTGCCGGAAAAAATGTGGTCCTCCTGGACGCCGACCTTGGCTTGGCCAACGTGGACGTCATCTTGGGCCTTGCTCCGCAACACAATCTTTTCCATTTGTTCCACGAAGACATGACCCTGGACAAAATATTGTTCGACACCCCTTACGGATTCCGCATCCTTCCGGCCTCCTCCGGCGTCAGCGACATGGTCAACCTGGACAAGGGACAGAAACTCGACCTCCTGGATGCCATGGACTTTCTTGAAGACAACATCGACTACCTCATCGTGGACACCGGTGCCGGCATCAACGACAACGTGTTGTACTTCAACCTAGCCGTGCAGGAGCGTCTGCTGATCATAACTCCCGAACCGACCTCGCTGACCGATGCCTATGCACTGATCAAGGTGCTCAAGTTGCAGCATGGCGTGGAACGGTTTCGAGTACTGGTCAACATGGTCAAAGACAAAAAATCCGCCAAGGAAGTCTATCTCAAGCTTCTCAATGCCTGTGACCACTTTCTCGACGGCATTTCCCTCGACCTTGTAGGCTTCATCCCCTACGATCAGAATGTCCGTAATTCAGTCATTGCCCAGACACCATTTTGCCACAAATTTCCAAAAACACCGGCCAGCACAGCTGTCCGGCAGGCTGCTCAGACGATCAACTCATGGCAGGTAACACCCAACACCGATGGCAATATTAAATTCTTCTGGAAGAAACTCCTCTTCCGGGAACGATCCGTGGCTTGA
- a CDS encoding flagellar biosynthesis protein FlhF codes for MKTFRASTSTAAFAKVKAVLGQEAVILSNKTVMENGCKCCEIVAAVESEPTHPQRHTKDGVVESALQNTVGWQREWTQIKDQILALMKPQMDLTQLSPKQKIALEYLEREEVDERVLAKLFCDLRERPDTSIMTALDPMVKATPFEAHSWSNKFHAFAGPGGAGKTSSLIRLALRMKKEHPKTRICLATADGGRGKGRLVLKHYAELSGLAFREIITRDDFTLLHQESKQFDMVLIDLPGLPGKTTLEEWSHLYGMSNCPELSIHLVLNPYYSSTQLERFIDKYKSEQLASVIWTKLDEACTFGSILNMAFVSGLPVSALSYGSGLKNSIEPATEEMIWRLLFMRTLPDGDIQP; via the coding sequence ATGAAGACGTTCAGAGCCTCCACCTCTACCGCCGCGTTTGCCAAGGTCAAGGCAGTCCTGGGACAAGAAGCCGTCATATTGTCCAACAAGACAGTCATGGAAAACGGCTGTAAATGCTGCGAAATCGTTGCCGCTGTTGAAAGCGAACCCACTCACCCCCAAAGGCACACCAAAGACGGCGTTGTGGAATCTGCTTTGCAGAACACCGTAGGCTGGCAACGGGAATGGACTCAGATAAAAGACCAGATATTGGCGCTCATGAAACCCCAGATGGATCTGACACAGCTCTCACCCAAGCAGAAGATCGCCCTTGAGTACCTTGAGCGAGAAGAAGTGGATGAAAGGGTTCTTGCCAAATTATTCTGTGATCTCAGAGAAAGACCGGACACTTCCATCATGACCGCCTTGGACCCGATGGTGAAGGCAACCCCGTTCGAAGCCCATAGCTGGTCAAACAAGTTCCACGCCTTTGCCGGTCCCGGTGGAGCAGGAAAGACATCCAGCCTGATTCGTCTGGCGCTCCGCATGAAAAAAGAGCATCCCAAGACACGCATCTGCTTGGCCACCGCCGACGGCGGACGCGGCAAAGGACGGCTTGTGCTCAAGCATTATGCGGAACTCAGCGGCCTGGCTTTCCGGGAAATAATCACCCGTGACGACTTCACCCTTCTGCACCAGGAATCCAAGCAATTCGACATGGTCCTCATTGATCTGCCCGGCCTGCCCGGCAAGACCACCCTTGAGGAATGGTCGCACCTTTACGGCATGAGCAACTGCCCGGAGCTGTCCATTCATCTTGTGTTGAATCCCTATTACAGCTCGACCCAACTTGAACGATTTATCGACAAATATAAAAGTGAACAACTTGCAAGCGTTATCTGGACGAAACTCGATGAAGCCTGTACATTCGGTTCAATATTGAACATGGCGTTCGTCAGTGGGCTGCCGGTTTCCGCTCTCTCGTACGGTTCCGGCCTGAAAAACAGCATTGAACCGGCCACTGAAGAAATGATTTGGCGACTTCTGTTCATGCGCACATTGCCTGATGGCGACATACAACCTTAA
- the flhA gene encoding flagellar biosynthesis protein FlhA, with the protein MAKSIAKPPRPKIDYSRFTKQGDILLAGGVVVILFVMLIPLPTAFIDFMLSVSISLGLVILVTSMFMISPLEFSIFPSLLLVTTLLRLALNVATTRAILLHGDEGTAAAGSVIQSFGEFVVGGNYVIGIVIFMILFILNKTVIVSGTTRIAEVAARFTLDAMPGKQMAIEADLNSGLIDETQATEKRENLRREADFYGAMDGAGKFVSGDVKAGLMITAINIIGGFLIGVLQQDMEWMDAAQTYTLLTIGDGLVATIPSLIISTSAGIIVSRAAAEAKMGEEFIGQLSFHHRALKLVAGIMVIFGIVPGMPTIPFLTLAIIVYTVGHLSAKQQGSLAADIVEMEKKDAPTLDTPEEVQALLPLDQLELEVGYGLIPLVDEEQSGNLLSRIRSIRRQFALDMGVVVPSLHLRDNLQLKPGEYRVLIKGNPVASAELLIDHFLAMDPGDAKQRIQGVETVEPAFNLPAIWIPEAQKEEAMLAGYTVVDPSTVIATHLTEVFRRNLHEFLGRQETQELLNNLSKRAPKAVESLVPSVLSVGGVQKVLQALVQENVSIRDLLTIVETLADYGPATQDPTQLTEYVRAKMGRTIVKPYLGDEGVLPIITMSPQIDEILNNAMRPAEQGGYLALEPGIAQNLIKSINKSAEDAMVSDGQPILLVTPQIRSQLAQLLTRFIPTLPVISQAEIPADVKIQSAATVEL; encoded by the coding sequence ATGGCCAAATCAATCGCGAAGCCACCACGCCCCAAAATTGACTATTCTCGGTTCACCAAGCAGGGGGACATACTCCTTGCCGGCGGCGTTGTGGTCATCCTCTTCGTGATGCTCATTCCTCTGCCCACTGCGTTCATAGACTTCATGCTTTCGGTTTCCATCTCTTTGGGACTGGTTATCCTGGTCACCTCGATGTTCATGATCTCTCCTCTTGAATTTTCCATCTTTCCCTCTCTCCTGTTGGTAACCACCCTACTCAGGCTGGCTCTGAACGTGGCCACCACCCGCGCCATTCTGCTCCATGGCGACGAAGGAACCGCAGCTGCGGGGTCGGTCATCCAGAGTTTCGGAGAGTTTGTTGTCGGCGGCAATTATGTCATCGGCATCGTCATTTTCATGATCCTGTTCATTCTGAACAAAACCGTCATCGTCTCCGGTACCACACGTATCGCAGAAGTCGCCGCCCGCTTCACCCTCGACGCAATGCCGGGTAAACAGATGGCCATTGAGGCGGATCTGAACTCCGGCCTCATCGATGAAACACAGGCGACTGAAAAACGTGAAAATCTGCGCCGAGAAGCCGACTTCTACGGAGCCATGGACGGTGCAGGCAAGTTCGTTTCGGGTGACGTTAAGGCCGGTCTCATGATCACCGCCATCAATATCATCGGCGGATTTCTCATCGGCGTCCTCCAGCAGGACATGGAATGGATGGATGCGGCCCAGACATACACCCTCCTGACCATCGGTGACGGTCTGGTGGCGACCATTCCCTCGCTGATCATTTCCACATCCGCCGGTATCATCGTCTCCCGCGCCGCCGCCGAGGCTAAGATGGGTGAAGAATTCATCGGTCAACTCTCTTTCCACCACAGGGCACTGAAACTCGTTGCCGGCATCATGGTCATCTTCGGCATTGTCCCCGGCATGCCAACCATCCCGTTTCTCACCCTGGCAATCATCGTTTACACGGTAGGCCATCTTTCAGCCAAGCAACAGGGTTCCCTGGCCGCAGACATAGTGGAAATGGAAAAGAAGGACGCCCCAACCCTGGATACTCCAGAGGAAGTGCAGGCCCTTCTCCCTCTCGACCAACTGGAACTGGAAGTCGGGTATGGCCTCATCCCGCTGGTGGACGAAGAACAAAGCGGCAACCTTCTTTCCCGCATCCGTTCCATCCGTCGCCAGTTTGCCCTGGATATGGGCGTTGTCGTCCCTTCTCTGCACCTTCGGGACAACCTCCAACTCAAGCCCGGCGAATACCGCGTACTGATCAAGGGCAATCCCGTGGCCAGTGCGGAACTGCTCATCGACCATTTCCTGGCCATGGACCCCGGCGATGCAAAACAGCGCATCCAGGGAGTCGAGACAGTGGAACCCGCCTTCAACCTCCCGGCCATCTGGATACCCGAGGCCCAAAAGGAAGAGGCCATGTTGGCAGGATACACCGTGGTCGATCCGTCCACGGTCATCGCCACACACCTCACCGAAGTATTCCGACGCAACCTGCACGAGTTCCTCGGCCGCCAGGAGACCCAGGAATTGCTCAACAACCTTTCGAAGCGCGCGCCCAAGGCCGTTGAAAGCCTGGTGCCGTCCGTACTCAGCGTCGGTGGCGTACAGAAAGTCCTCCAGGCTCTGGTGCAAGAAAACGTCTCAATCCGCGATCTTCTGACCATCGTTGAAACCCTGGCCGACTATGGTCCTGCCACTCAGGATCCGACACAGCTCACGGAATACGTTCGAGCCAAGATGGGCCGCACCATCGTCAAGCCCTATCTCGGTGACGAAGGCGTACTCCCAATCATCACCATGAGCCCACAGATCGACGAAATACTGAACAACGCCATGCGCCCTGCCGAACAAGGCGGCTACCTTGCTCTGGAGCCCGGCATTGCCCAGAATCTCATCAAATCAATAAATAAATCTGCGGAAGATGCCATGGTATCGGATGGACAACCCATCCTGCTGGTCACCCCGCAGATCAGATCACAACTCGCCCAACTGTTGACACGGTTCATCCCGACCCTGCCGGTCATCTCCCAGGCCGAGATCCCGGCAGATGTCAAAATTCAGTCAGCCGCAACCGTTGAACTCTAG